The DNA window CCTTTCAGGGTCAGCGCTGGGGAGGTCTATCTTGTTCAGCACGGGGATAAGCTCAAGATCCTGATCTATCGCCATATAGGCGTTAGCGATGGTCTGCGCCTCCACACCCTGTGCCGCATCCACCACAAGCAGGCCGCCGTCGCATGCGGCAAGGCTTCTGGATACCTCATATGTGAAATCCACATGCCCCGGAGTGTCGATCAGGTTAAGCTGGTATGTTATGCCGTCATCGGCTTTATAAAAGAGACGCACGGTCTGCGCCTTGATTGTAATTCCGCGCTCACGCTCAATGTCCATGCTGTCCAGAACCTGTTCCTTCATGTTCCTCTTGTCAAGACCGCCGGTGAACTCAATGAGACGGTCGGCAATGGTGGACTTGCCGTGGTCAATGTGGGCTACAATGCTGAAATTGCGTATAAGCTCTTTTTTCATCTAAACCTTTTATATGGGTATTTTTAATTTCTTATTCAAAGTCGGAAAAATTTCCCGTCCGAGCAGGCAGGATTTGTTCCGCCGGGGCTGCATCTTTAAATGAAAGCAGAACACACCTTCATTCAAACGAATATGTTCATACTACAAAACTGTGCAAATGTAAAAAATTATCTGACGAGGGTGTTAAGCGAAAACAGCGGATCCATTATCGAAATCACGATGAATCCGATTATCACACCTATGAACATTATAAACAGAGGCTCGATAATTGATACGAACCTTGATGTGAGTTCCTCTGACTTTTTGCCGAAGAATGAGCTTACCCTTTCGAGGAGCTCGGCGACATTTCCGGACTGCTCCCCTGTTGTGGCAGCCGCTTCAAAAAGCTCAGTAAAACCGCCGACCCTTTTGACCGCATCCGAGAACCTGTCCCCGGAACGCACTTTATCCGCCACAGCGTCCACCTTGGCAGTGAAAGCCCTGTTCCAAGAAACCTTGGCAGCGTTATCCAGAGCCTCGGTAAGCGGAAGCCCCTCACTGACCTGAAACGCCACTACATGGGCAAAGCGGGCGATGAGCACATGGTTTATAAACTGGATTTCAAGCAGTCTTGAATCCACCTTCATTCTGAATTTAATGTTGTTGCGGTAATACCAGCGCACGCCGACGGCAGCGGCCAGTATCAGTATGAATATGAAAATACCGTACGACTGGAGCACGGAGGAGATGGCTATCAGCGCCTTGGTGCTTCCCGGAATGTCCGACCCTGCGGCAGCGAAGATCCCCTCAAGCTTGGGGACGACATAACTGAGCAGGAAGCCCACAACACCCAAGCCCATTATGAGAACCGCCATAGGATACATGAGCGCGCTGGTGAGCTTGCCTTTCACCTTTTTCTTTTCCTCTTCAAAACGGGCAATATCCATGAGGACTTCGGGCAGCCTGCCCACCTCTTCCGCCGTTCTGATGAGGTTTATGTACATTTCCTCAAAAGTGTCCGGATATTTTGCGAGGGCATCGGAAAATCTTTTACCTTCCGAAACTGTTCCCGCAACATCCATGACCACATTGCGCATGCGCCCCCTTGCGGAGGAGCCTGCCATTACTTTCAGGGCATGAACAAGGGCAATGCCGCTTTTAAGCAGCAGGGAAAGCTGGAAGAAAATATCAGGCACGGCGCCTTTGCCGCTGAAAAGCTGGAATGACGAGAGAAAGCCCTTTTTATCGCGCACTGAACGGATTTCTGAAACAAGAACCCCTTCCGCCATGAGCCTCGCCACGGCGGAGTTTTTCGTGTCCCCTTCCAGAACGCCTTTGACCTTCTTTCCGCTTTTGTTTACGCCCGTGTATGTGAAAGTAGGCATTAATCAATCCTTGTTACAGCGATAAGCTCCCACGGAGTGGTGACCCCTTCCTTAACCAGACTGTAGCCGTAGTCAAACATGCGCTGGTAGCCGTGCTTCTTGGCCTCCTTCATCAGGTCGGTGGATGAGGCGCGGTCATTGATCATTTTGCGGAGCGGGTCATTCACGGTCATAATTTCAAATATACCTGTACGGCCTTTATAGCCTGTGTTGAAGCACTGGTCACAGCCTTTGCCCATATAGTGCTTAGGCAGTTTGAAGCCCTCTGCCGCGAAGTAGTTTTTAACATAGTCGTCAGACTCAACCTCGGTTTTGCAGTTGGGGCATATTTTACGCACAAGCCTCTGCCCCATGGTGCAGAGGAGTGATGACGAAATAAGGAACGGCTCCACATTCATATCTATGAGCCTGGCAACAGCCGTAGGCGCATCGTTAGTGTGGAGAGTTGAGAGCACAAGGTGTCCCGTGAGAGAGGCCTGAACAGCGGCCTGCGCCGTCTCCTCATCCCTGATCTCGCCCACGAGTATAATGTCCGGGTCCTGACGGAGGAAGGAGCGGATAGCATTGGCGAATGTTATATTAACCGCCGGGTTCACCTGAACCTGTGTTATCTTCTCCATCTGGTATTCCACCGGATCTTCTATTGTGACTATGTTGGTGTCATCTGAAACAAGCTCAAGGAGCGAGGCATAAAGCGTTGTGGTTTTACCGGAACCGGTGGGTCCGGTGACAAGTATAATCCCGTTGGGGCGTTTGAGGGCAGACCTGTAAATTTCCAGATTATGTCCGCTCATGCCGACTTTTTCAAGGGTGGCCATGCTTTTTGAACGCTCAAGGATACGGAGAACGGCCTTCTCGCCGGTAACGGAAGGGACGGTGGAAACGCGCACGTCAATGGTGCGGTTGCCTATTTTCATGTTTATCCTGCCGTCCTGCGGTTTCCTTGTTTCTGCAACGTCAAGGGATGAAATAACCTTTATACGTGCAATCACGGAATCCTGCATTTTTTTAGGGAACTGGCGGATTGTGCTGAGCTTGCCGTCCACCCTGAAACGCACCGCAAAGGCGTTGTCCTTGCCTTCGAAGTGAATGTCGCTGGCTCCGTTCTTAACAGCCTGAATCATAAGCTGGTTAACCAGCTTGATGATGGGCGCATCGTCATATGACGCGGAGAGAATGTTCCCCTCAGCGTCCTCCAGAATTTCTTCCGCACTGCCGTATTCCTCGCCGCTGACATCACCGCCGAGGGTTTCGAGAATCTCGAATATCTTCTCTTTCTCGGAAGATACCAGCTTTGCGTTCACGCCGAGGTGAAATGTAAGGAAGCGGGCTTTTGCAAGTCCGGAGCTTCCGCTGTATAAAAGAGACACTTCGTCTTCGCCGCCCGCAACGGGCACAAAGTCGCTTCTGTCTGGAAATTTAAGGTAATGCTCAAGTACCTTTTCGTAGGCTGTCATTTAAAGCTCTTATCTATTGTTTTCTTCGATTCGTTTTTAAAGTCTACTGATTCCTGTCTTTTCCTTTCGGAAAGCTCTTCTGCTTCTTCATGGCTGCTTATAATCTGCGCGTTAATAAACACCATGAGGTTTGTTTTCTCATAAGACTTGCTGGTGTTTTTAAACAGCCATCCGATAAGCGGAATCTTTGAGAGTCCGGGAACTGCGGAACGGTCTTCCGAGGAGTCGTCCTTCATGAGGCCGCTGATAACCACCATTGAGCCATCTTTCAGCTTAACCTTCGTTTTGGTGTTACGAGTGAGTGTAACAGGCTGAGTGGAATCAAAGGTTGCAGAACTTACCTTCTTGACTTCCTGCTCTATGGAGAGAGTAACATAGTCGTTAGCGGATATCTGGGGCTGAATTTTCAGCTTAACACCCACATCACGGTAGTCATAAGACTGTACGGGGTTGTTGTTGGAGTCATATTTTGTACTTGTGAGGAAGGGCCTGTTCTCACCGGCAAAGATTTCCGCCTCTTCATTATCAAGAGTAAGTATCTGCGGGTTTGAGAGAATATTCACGCCGGATGCTGATTTGATGGCATTCACAAGGAGGCTGAGAGAGGGAAAACTCACTCCGTCATACTTGATGATGTCTCCAAGAATACCCAAGTTGAAGCCGCCCGCCAGTGAAGGAGTGTTGCCGTCGCCGAGCACAGCACTCTGAAAGCTGTTGAGTCCGCCGTTGTCATTGACGAAACCCACAGTGCCCACGCCGTTCTTGCCGCCCAAAGCTGTCTGCCACTCAACACCGAACTTGTTGCCGCTGTCCAGAGTGGTTTCTATAATAAGCGCTTCCACATAAACCTGTCTTCTGGGTATGTCGAGCTTTTCGATCAGCCCTTCAACCTTCTGGTAAAGCTCCTGATCACCCACAACTATTATGGAGTTAGTAGCCTTGTCCGCCGCAACCTGAGACTTCACTACAGCCTGAGTTTTTGCGTCTGTAACAGAGGAGAGGAGCTTGTTCATCACTTTTTCCACATCCTCCGCGTTGGCATTGTTGAGATAAAAAACTTTGGGCTGGCTATGGGCTGACGAAGCTGAACTGTCAACCTGATTTATGATGTAGTTTATTCTTTCAAAGTCGCCTTCTTTGGCCGCGATTACAAGCACGTTGGAATAGTCATCCGCGACTATTACCGGGTCGGCGGCGGTCATGAAGTTTTTCTGGAGCTCCGCATAAAGTTTGGAGACGATTTTCTCCACATTTGAGGCAAGTCCGTTTTTGATCACTATGCTTTTTACAGTGTATCCGGCAGCCTCTCTCTCAAGGGTGTCGAGAATGCTCATAATTTTCTGGATGCGGTCTGCCGAATCACGGATAACTATGGCGTTCATCCCCACCAGTATATCTGCGTTGCCGCTTCTGGAACTGAGGTTTTTGAGCACTGAAACAAGCATGCGCACATTGAAGTTTTTCGGGGAAACAACGGTGGTGAGAAACCCGTTCTCCTTGCCGGTCATGTTGTTTATGTAATTGTCGCCGTAGAACTTCACATCACCGCTTTTTACAATCTGGATGTAGCGCTGTTTGTCAACAGCAGTAAGCCCGTTCAGTTCGAGCGTGGCGTAGAAGATGTCCATAACGTCCTTGGAGTTCATCTTCATTCCGGTCTGAACCGTAACCTGTCCCCTCAGATCGTTTTCATCGTAGACAAAGTTTTTCCCGGTAAATTCTGCCGTGAATTTAACAAAGTCCTTCATGGACATATTATTGAAGTTCACATCGTACTGCGCATACGAATTAAAGGAGACTAATAATAAAACTATAACTATAAAACGCTTCATCTCACACCTAATTTATTTCCACGAATATTGTTTTTTTCTGTCCTGCTCTTTCCAGATCCAGAGTCACCGCTGAAACATTTTCAACTGAGCTCAGCATGCTGAAAAGGACTTCGGGGCTTTTCAGCTCCTCCCCGTTTATACGCATAATAGCATCGCCGTTTTTAAGCCCCAGACTGCGCAGCACCGAATCCTTCGTCATGCGGGAGAGACGGAAGCCCACTATATGCCCTTCTTTTTCATAGGGGCGCATAAGAACCGACTTTATTATGTTGTTTATATCTCCGAGGTTGGTTACGAAATCAGCGCGGGTCATGCTGACTTTTTCTGTGGGGGTCATGTCCCCCGGTTCGGCATCGTCCCCTGATTCATCCCCTGCGGGAGCAGCGCCCGGCTGGGAGGACTGGAGAACGGAGCCTGCGCTGTAAAGCTCAAGCTTTGTCTTACCCGTGGCGGTAACAACAGTTCCGCTGGTTTTATCAAGGCTTTCAAGCTTCACGCCGGAGAAGGTTTCACCGACGGCAAGGAGCACCTTTTCGCCGTCCAGATCAAAAAAAGCGTAGGACTTATGACGGTGACCTAAAAGTATGCCGATCAGTTTTATATTTCTTGGAGGAGGGGCGGTTATGATTTCTCCGCTCTCCGTGACGAGTGTTTCAGAGGAAGGTGCGGCTGATGCGGTTTTGAGGGAAAAGATGTTCTTTTCAGTAATAATTGCAATATCCGCAGTTTTCACTGCCGCGGATTTTTTGCCGCCCAGCTTAATCCCCTCCATCACAGTCGGGGTGTGTTTGTATGAGATAAACCCCGTAATCAGCCATGCAAAGGAAAAAGCCGCAAGAACCGGATAAATAAACCATGGAATCTTTATAGTATTCATGAGAATAGAAATAGCATGAATAAAGGAAAAATCAAATTAAAATCAGGGACAGCGGAGGTAATATTTACACTATCATCACATTGAGATTGTAAAAGGAATGGCAGAGCACGCAGGGCAGCACTGACCTGTATTCCGTGTACAGACACCCGAACACCACGGAAGGGAAAAACACCGGAAAAGCCTGTGCCGGCCCGCTCCCCCAGAGGTGAAAAACAGCAAACAGCACGGAAACTGCGATATTCGCCGCGGAAACAGAATAAAAAGACGGCCATTTACGCCTTTCAAGCCACTCCTGAACCACTCCCCTGAAAAAGAGCTCCTCCGCCAGCGGCGCAAGGATCAGATACCTGAACACCAGCGAGGAGTCAAAAACCACGCTCCTTCCGAAAAACAGTATTCTCAGGGAGAAATAAAGACTGCCCAGAACAAAAGCGGCAAGAAGAATGAGATGTTTTCTGTCCATACCGGAAAAAATACCACGTAAGGGAGAAAAAAACAAACCTTTGCATCCGCCGGATGTCATCAGATTAAGGGAAATATATATGATTTGATGATTTCATGTATTAACTGTTGTGCAGGCGGGTCATGTTGTCTTATAATCCCTGCAAAATTTATTTCATGGAGCAGATATGATGAACAGCAAAGGTTTCACTATCATCGAAGTGCTGGTGGTTATCGTTATCCTCGGCCTTCTTGCCACTTTCATGGTCCCTAAAATAATGGGCAAGCCTGATGAGGCGAGGGTAGCCAAGGCAAAGAACGATATACTTGCCATTGAATCCGCTCTTAAGATGTACAAGCTTGACAACGGCTACTACCCCACCACAGAGCAGGGGCTTGAGTCCCTTATTCAGGCGCCCACAATTGAGCCCATCCCCAAAAACTACCGCAAAGGCGGCTATCTGGACACTTCCAAAAAGCCCCTTGACCCGTGGGATCGCGACTTCATCTACAGAAGCCCCGGCGAAAACGACAGAGACTATGAAATAATCTCCCTCGGAGCCGACGGTGTGGAAGGCGGGGAAGACTTCAACTCAGACATCAAGAGCTATGAAATAAGATAATGTCTGCCAGAGGCTTTACTCTTGTAGAACTTATTATTGTTCTCCTTATCATCGGCATAGGCTTTATGACTGTAGCCCCTGTCATGATTGAAAAAGCCACGGGAGAACCGGAAGAAACAGCCTTTTTGAATGATCTGCTCAGGAAAACCGCGGATGAGGCGGCGGAACTGGGCAGAGCCCTTCCCATACTGGGGGTGAAAGGTTCAAACTCTCTTTTTCTCCATGGCGGTGAAACAGTTAAAATCCCCGGCATATCAGGTGTTCTTTCAGCCAGAATCAATGACGAGGAACAGTCCGGACTTGACTATGTGATCATGGTTTACCCCAAGGGAATCTGCGATCATTTTCTTTTACGGGTATCAGACACGGAAATCATAGAATCAATCCCACTCCTGATGCAGACGAGGCTGAAATGAAAAAAGGCTTCACCCTCCTTGAGCTTCTTATAGCAATGGTTGTCCTTTCCATCGGCATGATGGGCATTTTCACCCTTGTCAGGCAATCGCTGGATATGAACGACTACGCCAAGAGGAAGCTTGATCTGCTGGGCAGAGGGTACGAAAGAGTGATACTCACACTGGCGGAGCGCAAAACCCTTGAAGAGATAATAAGCGACAACGGCACAACATACACCTATAAGCTGGAAAAGAAGGACACCGGACTGGCCGGCATCAAAGCCTGCGAGCTGAGAGTGTCTGACGGAACAGCGGAGATGACTCTGTTTTATTATGAAAGATAACAAAGGCTTTACACTGGCGGAATTAATAATTGCGGTTGCTCTGGCCGGGATAGTGCTCACCGGAGCATACGCAATATTCAATACAATAATCACCTCGCGGGATGTCTCCGTCAGGGCTGGGGACGCAGTGACTGTAAACGCGAAGCTTGCCTCTCTGCTCTCTGCCGATTTCAGACAGGCGGTGAGAAATACCGCTGAAATACAGTCTCTGAGCGACAGGGTGGCTCTCAGGCTGCTTACCCACAACTCCCTCTATTTTCAGGGGGCAATGCCTGTGGAAGTTCTTTACTATATTGAAGACAAATACCTGTTCAGGGAGGAGAAACTGCCGCTCATGGACTTTGAGCAGAGGATGCAGATCCTTCCCGATGCGGACAATTTCACCGTGCTTTTCTATGAAGCGGGCGAATACCACGACAGAACTATCCTCGGAACAAACATGATAAAAGTTAAGCTCAATACATCAGGCATACAGGTTGAGGCAATTGCAGGAAGCTACCACCAGAACGCAATGTTCAACTCACTGGGGATAGGCGAATGAACAATAAGGGGAGCGTTCTTGTTTTCGTGCTTATATTTGTCGCCTTCACCATCGGCATAGTGACCTTTATGCATCAGCGGGCGGGCAACTCTCTGGCGGACAGCGCAGGGCTCCAGTTTGAATATCAGTCATCTATTTATGCCATGTCAGCCATAGAAGCCATAAGGGAAGTTCTTGAGGATGATGACAATAATTACGACTATGACGGGGAATCATGGGCGATTATACCCCCTTTTCCCGTTCCCATGGGGTTCATATCCATCACAGTAACCCCCACCAACGGCCGCATACCGCTGAACATGATGGACGGGGACAACAAATCCGCCGCCTACGTGACCGGATGCAGGAACACGCTGAAAGAGCTTGAGCTTCAGGAATCGATCTGCTCCGTCATAAAAGACTGGATAGACACCGATGGCGAGGTTTCAGACCTGGGTGAAGAAAATGTAGACTATAATATTGACGGAAAAACCTACTCCACCAAAAACGGCTCGCTGGAAACCCTCAGGGAACTCAGCTTCATAAACGGAGCCAAGGATCATTATGATGTGCTTGCCCAGCACTTCACCAATCAGGGGGACGGCAAGCTGAACCTGAACTTCGTGACCAAGGAAGCGCTCATCGGGCTGGTTCCGGGAATTGCCTCATACGCGGACAGCATAATAGAGTACAGAACGAAAAACACATACAAAGACGTGTCAAATATAATGAACGCAGCAAGCATTCCGCAGGATATATACAATACGTCGCTGGACTATCTCACGGTAAAAAGTTCTTTATTTTATGTAAAGACTGAAGTAAGTTTGAATGACAAGTCCCGTTTTTACCATGTACTTCTGGAAAGAAACGGTTCGCGCACATCCGTAGTGAAATATATAGAAGGGAACGATGGCATCTTCTTCTGACAAAAATTTATTTATTAAAAACAACAGGCTTTACAATGTTGAAAACGGGCGGGCGGATTTCCCTGCCAGCACCGAACAGACCGGAGCTTACACGCTTTTTCTGGATGATTCGATGTTCTTTTATCTGTCCATGGATCTCCCCTCATCAAACAGGAAAAAGGCCAAAGGGTTCATAAACAACTATCTGAGCACACTTTTCCCTGAATACATGACGGAAAATTTCGGATTTGTTCTCCATGGCGGCTCGGCGCTTATCTACCTCCCCACGGGAGAATTTGCATCATTTGTTGCGGAAAACCTTCCGCTGCTTAAGAAAGCTTCGAAGATAACAACCCCTTTCATAGAAATGTTCGTGAGGGAAGCCTCATTTGACTACTCTGACGGAAACAAGTGCTACTCTGTTTCCGGCGGCGAGATACACCAGCTTTTTGATGAACCTGAAGACGCATACACGGCGGAAAAGGTTCTGAACAGGGTAATTCCTGCAAAAATCTCCATGAGCATTAAAGGAGTGGAGAAGGAATCCTTCATCCCCTCAGCGTTTAAGGTTCCGGCGATTGTTCTAGCAGTGTGTTACCTTGTTTTCATAGGCGGGGAATACCTGCGGCTCAAGGGATATGCTTCCGCACTCAAACTCAGGGAAAATAAGCTGCAGGAGCTTTACACCCTCGGAGGAGTCAGCGGCTCTAACGACCCTTACGGCACACTGCTTTTCAAAGCCAGAGGCGGCAGGGAAACATCTCAGGGAATAAGCATTCTCAATGTTTTTGAAACACTGAGCAAAGCTGCTGACAAAGGCAAAATAAAGCTGGAAGACGTAACAGTCAGGGACACTACGATAAACTGTACCGGAACCTCAACAGATTTTCAGGCTGTTGAGGAGTTCAAACAGAAGCTTCAGGAAGCCGGAGCCCAGAGGGTTAATATAGAAGACACAAACAAACAGGGTGAAATAATCAAATTTTCAGTGAGGTTCGGCTTATGAACATAAAAGTGGATCAGGCACTGAAAGAAAAAATACTCATATGGTTCGTTGCGTTCTTCGCCGTGTTTTTTCTCTTTTACTGGACACATATGCTGTTCGCTTCCAGAGCAAACTCATATACCCAGCGCCAGAAATCATACACTGAGCAGATAGCCAAAACAGCCGAACTCATATCGGAAGTATCAAGCGGCGCCAACTCCACCAAAAGGGTTGAGAGCGGGCTTCTCTCATTCATACAGAACACTGCGGCAAGAACAGGTATCGCAGGACGCATTCTCGACCTTAAGCCCGTTTCCAATGCATCCGGCGCTGAGGTTGTTTCACTGCGTATTCAGGCGCTTAATCTTAACGAGCTCAACTCTTTTCTTGGTCTTGTGGAGGGCTACCAGAACCTGACAATCAAAAACTTCTCACTTAAAAAGAGATTTGATGACCCCACACTGGCAGATATAACACTGGAGCTTGTGAAAAACAGATGATAAGAAATATTTTAATAAATGCGGCAATATTCGTTGGATGCTCTGTTCTTTTCCTGTTTGTATTCTTTCCCTATGCAAAAGTGCTTGAATTTTATGCGGAAAAGGCCGCGGCAAAAGCAAATGTGACCCTTTCAATCGGTTCTGCGGACGCAGGGCCTTTCGGAGCGGAACTCGCCTCCATAAAACTCAGCGAATTCACCGCGGACAAGCTGGTGCTCGGCTATACCCCCCTCTCCGTCTTAACGCATTCAGTCTCTGCCAAAATCAACTCAGAGATCATCACAGGCGAAGCAAGCCACAGCGGCGGCGAAGTTAAGGCAAAGGCTATGATTGAGCTTGATAAAATACCGCAGATAACGGAAAGCGGCATGGGCGGCGAAGTGGCATTTGATCTGGCTGTCAAGGACTGGAAGGGAGCCGGGAAAATCTCCGCACCCAAACTCATCATCCCTTCCGAACTGGGGCCCATTACCTTTAACGATGTAACAGGTGACCTGCTGATTGAAAAACAGATGATAGGCATAAGCAACCTTACATCACAGGGCGCAGCAAAAATTAAGCTCAACGGCAATATCAGAATAAATCAGGTGAACGCAGGCAAAAGCGTAATCGCACTCACGGGAACTCTGGGTGTGGCAGGAATGAACAAACGGATAACCATCACAGGAACTGTTATGGAGCCCAGAATAACCGTCAATTAACAGCCGGGGCGGGCTCTGTCCCCTGCTCCGTCTCTTCCGGTGTCTTCGGCATAAAGAAGTAATACACCCCGCCCTCATGCTCTCTTTTCAGCATAATGTGATTTGCCGAGGAATTAACCTCTTCTGCAAAATCCAGAAGAACGTTTTCTTCATTGTCAACAATCTTGCCGTGTCTGAGTTCTTTCGGGACGCAGTTGTCAGGGAAGCCTTTCATTTCCAGAGTGACATTGTTCTCGGTGCAGTATTTCCTTCCGTCAAAATCCGTATAGCAGACTCTTCTGCCGGCAGAGCAGAATTTCAACTCATCGCGGTTTATGAAAATCTCTTTGTTAAACGAATCCTCAGTTGAGAGCGCCGTCAATGCACCGTCTTCAAGGTGCAGGGTAAAGCCGTCCGCCACGGCTGCTTTTTCCGAAGGCAGACCGCTGTATATTCCGGCTCTCACGAACCTGCCGCCGCAGTAAGCATCAGCACTGCCGGAAACCGCCACACAGTCAGTCATATTATCCGCAGGAAAGTCCAGTATCTCAGGAGCACCGCCCCTGTTGACATCCTGATAGTTTATGCTGTAAAACCTGTCCCTTCCGTAGCCGTTGAGCCTTCCTCCCGCTATATACGGCGATGAGAAGTCCACAGGCAGCGGGCTGAGCCCGGTGAAGCGTCTCTGAGCAAAATCGAGGGTTACTAACTTCTCATCAAGGATAAATACTGCAAATCCGTCATCCAGAAAAACATCACGTATGGTTTCCTTAAGCTGGCCGGATATTACCTCGTCATTGGAATCTATGCGGTACACCCTGAACGATCTGCCTTCTGCAAAAGCAAAATACGGAGGATAAAAAGCAGGCTTGCCCGGTTTGTTGTTTGTGCCCGTCACCTCAGCGCAGGAGGACAGGCTGAAAATGCTTATGCCTTTCTCATTCTCAGCAAGCAGGAAGCCGCCTTTAAGTTTTATTGATGTGTAATTATCGGAAATAAGGGAGGGGCACTCAGAGGTGGAGATATTGACAGAAGTATCTGTAAGGACAGCAATAAGCCCGTCTTCATAGACAAAGTCCCTTACATTCTGCGCGATTACCCCTGATGTTTTTTTTTATCAAAGCTCACAAGCGCACCGAGAAGCAAGCCGCTCTGAGGCATTGCCGCTTCAAACTCCGCCGTGCTGTCGGATGCGTGAAGCTCCGCCTTAAGCTCCTGAATGTAGCTGCTGCCTGTGAAGAGATTTTTCTGAGTTACAGCAGCCTGCTGTACGGGTGCGGCGGTTGTGCAGGAGATGACAAGAGCAAGTGAGGGGATGACTAGTTTCAGGAATCTGATTATCCAGCCGGGGCAGCATAGTTTCGAAAATACTTCCGTTTCCAGCGCCTTACGTTCATCAAAAGTGAGTTCGCAGTCTCTTCTTTCCACCTAAATTCCCCCGGACGCACATTAACGCCGTCAGAAGCCGAGGTATTTCACCTCTTCCTCAAGCTGAACGCCCGTTTCTTTCAAAACAATTAACTTAACTTCTTCAATCAGGTTCTTAATATCTGAACCGGTAGCGCCGCCGACATTAACAATAAAATTGGCGTGCTTCGCAGAAACCATAGCACCGCCGATGCGTTTTCCCTTTAACCCGCACCGCTCTATGAGTTCTCCGGCGTAGTGACCTTCAGGCCGTTTGAAAACAGAACCGCAGGAGGGGTATTCCAGAGGCTGCTTCTGCACCCTTTTACGGAGAATCTCCTTCCTTATACGCTCGCTTTCCGTCCTGTCCCCTTCTTCAAGGAGGAATTTTCCGCCGAGAACTATGCTTCCGCTCACTGCCGCGGTTCTGCGGTATGAGAAACCGGCCTCAGCACCCTTCACTGTGAAAACCGAACCGTCAGAACCGAGGAGATCTATCTCGTCAGTTAACATCCCGATTTCAGTTCCAAATGCACCTGCGTTCATAGCAAGAGCACCGCCCACAGTGCCGGGAATGCCGCTCATATTCTCGGCTCCGGTCATGTAAGATCTTATCGTATAAACGATCATTGAGTCAAGAAGAACTCCTGCCCCTGCATAAATTTTCTTATGTTTCTTTAAAATGTGCCGATTAAGATTACTGAGAACTATTACAAGATGATCCAAAATTTGATCTGAGATCAACAGGTTACAGCCGCCGCCCATTATAAAATGTTCAACCGATTTTTTTTTCGCCCAATCGAGACATTCAACTAATTCTTCAGTTGTGGACGGTTCGGCAAGAAATTTTGCCGTACCTCCGGTGCGGTAGCTTGAGTAATTTTTAAGTGATACGTTTTCTCGGATTCTCATTTGCTGATCTTTGTTCCTTCAAGGGCATCTTTGCAGAAGCATTTTCTGTTCACTGTGTATGAATCGGGCAGAGCACTGACGATCGCCTTGATCCTCTCTGTCGCTCCCTTCATGGTCTCCACCACTTCCACC is part of the Geovibrio ferrireducens genome and encodes:
- a CDS encoding type IV pilus modification PilV family protein, with product MKKGFTLLELLIAMVVLSIGMMGIFTLVRQSLDMNDYAKRKLDLLGRGYERVILTLAERKTLEEIISDNGTTYTYKLEKKDTGLAGIKACELRVSDGTAEMTLFYYER
- the murB gene encoding UDP-N-acetylmuramate dehydrogenase, giving the protein MRIRENVSLKNYSSYRTGGTAKFLAEPSTTEELVECLDWAKKKSVEHFIMGGGCNLLISDQILDHLVIVLSNLNRHILKKHKKIYAGAGVLLDSMIVYTIRSYMTGAENMSGIPGTVGGALAMNAGAFGTEIGMLTDEIDLLGSDGSVFTVKGAEAGFSYRRTAAVSGSIVLGGKFLLEEGDRTESERIRKEILRKRVQKQPLEYPSCGSVFKRPEGHYAGELIERCGLKGKRIGGAMVSAKHANFIVNVGGATGSDIKNLIEEVKLIVLKETGVQLEEEVKYLGF
- a CDS encoding PulJ/GspJ family protein → MKDNKGFTLAELIIAVALAGIVLTGAYAIFNTIITSRDVSVRAGDAVTVNAKLASLLSADFRQAVRNTAEIQSLSDRVALRLLTHNSLYFQGAMPVEVLYYIEDKYLFREEKLPLMDFEQRMQILPDADNFTVLFYEAGEYHDRTILGTNMIKVKLNTSGIQVEAIAGSYHQNAMFNSLGIGE
- a CDS encoding type II secretion system minor pseudopilin; this translates as MNNKGSVLVFVLIFVAFTIGIVTFMHQRAGNSLADSAGLQFEYQSSIYAMSAIEAIREVLEDDDNNYDYDGESWAIIPPFPVPMGFISITVTPTNGRIPLNMMDGDNKSAAYVTGCRNTLKELELQESICSVIKDWIDTDGEVSDLGEENVDYNIDGKTYSTKNGSLETLRELSFINGAKDHYDVLAQHFTNQGDGKLNLNFVTKEALIGLVPGIASYADSIIEYRTKNTYKDVSNIMNAASIPQDIYNTSLDYLTVKSSLFYVKTEVSLNDKSRFYHVLLERNGSRTSVVKYIEGNDGIFF